In Haloplanus rubicundus, one DNA window encodes the following:
- the hisB gene encoding imidazoleglycerol-phosphate dehydratase HisB codes for MDRTAARTRETAETTIDLTLDVDGEGDARVDTGVGFFDHMLESFAKHGLFDLTVDCDGDLEIDDHHTVEDVALVLGAAFDEALGDKRGIRRFADRRVPLDEAVASVVVDVSGRPLFRFDGTFSEERVGDFTSVMARHFARSLAMQAGLTLHVEVSGDNAHHEVEALFKALARTLDDATRIDDRRSDTPSTKGEL; via the coding sequence ATGGACCGCACGGCCGCCCGCACCCGCGAAACCGCGGAGACGACCATCGATCTGACCCTCGACGTCGACGGCGAGGGCGACGCCCGCGTCGACACCGGCGTCGGCTTCTTCGATCACATGCTGGAGTCGTTCGCCAAACACGGCCTCTTCGATCTGACCGTCGACTGCGACGGCGACCTGGAGATCGACGACCACCACACCGTCGAGGACGTGGCCCTCGTCCTCGGCGCGGCGTTCGACGAGGCCCTCGGCGACAAGCGCGGCATCCGCCGCTTCGCCGACCGGCGCGTCCCCCTCGACGAGGCCGTCGCCTCGGTGGTGGTGGACGTGAGCGGCCGCCCGCTCTTCCGCTTCGACGGCACGTTCTCCGAGGAACGCGTCGGGGACTTCACGAGCGTCATGGCACGGCACTTCGCGCGCTCGCTGGCGATGCAGGCGGGGCTGACGCTTCACGTCGAAGTGAGTGGGGACAACGCCCACCACGAGGTGGAGGCGCTGTTCAAGGCACTCGCGCGCACCCTCGACGACGCCACCCGGATCGACGACCGACGCTCGGACACGCCGAGTACGAAGGGCGAACTCTAA
- the epsC gene encoding serine O-acetyltransferase EpsC, producing MDYDHTGDTHRELVDAYRADESPFPTDDSREYPRRDFLRDEPLHLRRLLFPRCWNGTELLDDPAETRDRLNRLGTCILKGTAAYSDRDAPDMTGLVDETLDRLPAIRETLKRDVEAAYKGDPAAKSYCEIIRSYPGFQAILTHRVAHALYEDGQFQYARELAEYAKSETGIDIHPGAEIGDHFFVDHGTGVVIGETATVGDWVRIYQNVTLGALHFEEEEGEEHMLAKGYKRHPDIGDHVVIGAGSNVLGPVDIGDHVSIGANSWVTDDVPPNTSVFISDHPDQERKPNG from the coding sequence ATGGACTACGATCACACCGGCGACACCCACCGGGAACTCGTCGACGCCTACCGAGCGGACGAATCGCCGTTCCCAACGGACGACTCGCGGGAGTATCCGCGCCGCGACTTCCTGCGCGACGAACCACTCCACCTCAGACGGCTCCTGTTTCCCCGCTGCTGGAACGGGACGGAACTGCTGGACGACCCCGCCGAGACTCGCGACCGTCTGAACCGGCTCGGAACGTGCATCCTGAAAGGCACCGCGGCCTATTCGGATCGTGACGCGCCCGACATGACCGGTCTCGTCGACGAGACGCTCGACCGCTTGCCTGCGATCCGGGAGACCCTCAAGCGGGACGTCGAGGCCGCGTACAAGGGCGACCCCGCCGCGAAGAGCTACTGCGAGATCATCCGGTCGTACCCCGGATTTCAGGCCATCCTGACCCACCGGGTCGCACACGCCCTCTACGAGGACGGACAGTTCCAGTACGCACGCGAACTCGCCGAGTACGCGAAAAGCGAGACGGGCATCGACATCCACCCCGGGGCGGAGATCGGCGATCACTTCTTCGTCGACCACGGGACCGGGGTCGTCATCGGCGAGACGGCCACCGTCGGCGACTGGGTCCGCATCTACCAGAACGTGACCCTCGGCGCCCTCCACTTCGAGGAGGAGGAGGGCGAGGAACACATGCTTGCGAAGGGGTACAAGCGCCACCCAGACATCGGCGACCACGTCGTCATCGGGGCGGGGAGCAACGTCCTCGGGCCGGTCGACATCGGCGATCACGTGAGCATCGGCGCGAACTCCTGGGTGACCGACGACGTTCCGCCCAACACGAGCGTCTTCATCTCCGACCACCCCGATCAGGAGCGGAAGCCGAACGGATAG
- the hisA gene encoding 1-(5-phosphoribosyl)-5-[(5-phosphoribosylamino)methylideneamino]imidazole-4-carboxamide isomerase translates to MTQFPAFEVIPAVDMQDGEVVQLVQGERGTEKRYGDPVEAAERWVAAGARTLHLVDLDGAFEGERENAAAVEAIVDAVDVPVQLGGGIRTAEDALSLLDRGVDRVILGTAAVENPDIVREISDRRPGSVVVSLDAKGDEVVVSGWTEGTGLDPVEAAGRYEDLGAGGILFTDVDVEGRLAGVRADRIERLADAVGIPVIASGGVATLADVRACRAAGAAAVVVGTALYEGAFTLADAMDA, encoded by the coding sequence ATGACGCAGTTTCCGGCCTTCGAGGTGATCCCCGCCGTCGACATGCAGGACGGCGAGGTGGTGCAACTGGTGCAAGGGGAGCGCGGCACGGAGAAACGCTACGGCGACCCCGTCGAGGCCGCCGAGCGGTGGGTCGCGGCGGGCGCCCGGACGCTCCACCTCGTCGACCTCGACGGCGCCTTCGAGGGCGAACGCGAAAACGCCGCGGCGGTCGAGGCCATCGTCGACGCGGTGGACGTGCCGGTCCAACTCGGCGGCGGCATCCGGACGGCCGAGGACGCCCTCTCCCTGCTGGACCGGGGCGTCGACCGCGTAATCCTCGGGACGGCGGCCGTCGAAAACCCCGACATCGTTCGCGAGATCAGCGACCGGCGACCGGGGAGCGTCGTCGTCAGCCTCGACGCCAAGGGCGACGAGGTGGTCGTCTCCGGGTGGACCGAGGGGACCGGACTCGACCCCGTCGAGGCCGCGGGGCGGTACGAGGACCTGGGTGCCGGCGGCATCCTGTTTACCGACGTGGACGTGGAGGGACGGCTGGCGGGCGTGCGGGCCGACCGGATCGAACGTCTCGCCGATGCGGTGGGGATTCCGGTGATCGCCAGCGGCGGCGTCGCCACGCTGGCCGACGTGCGGGCGTGCCGGGCGGCCGGCGCCGCGGCCGTCGTCGTCGGCACCGCGCTGTACGAGGGGGCCTTCACCCTCGCCGACGCGATGGACGCCTGA